In one Pseudodesulfovibrio tunisiensis genomic region, the following are encoded:
- a CDS encoding phosphoadenosine phosphosulfate reductase family protein has translation MPNHPATGHTAPMPTCSLDNRIQQTEEMLLSLCKQADPQAIRVAWTGGKDSTALLFLWKAVLDHLGSGAPRAINLDTGCKFPEIIEFRDALTREWNVDLHIARPAISLKEYPLAQDKVSCCRDLKIIPLQRAIRDTSTRILITGIRRDENPDRHDRDFLENRTDPDHVLANPLLDWTEMDIWAFHDRFGLPRCSLYAEGYRSLGCMPCTTLPAPGQGERSGRSRAKEQAMRTLTNLGYF, from the coding sequence TTGCCAAACCACCCCGCAACAGGCCACACTGCGCCCATGCCGACATGCTCTCTGGACAACCGCATCCAACAGACCGAGGAAATGCTGCTTTCCCTCTGCAAACAGGCCGACCCGCAAGCCATTCGCGTGGCATGGACCGGAGGCAAGGACTCCACTGCGCTCCTGTTCCTGTGGAAGGCCGTGCTGGACCACCTCGGTTCGGGCGCGCCTCGGGCCATCAATCTGGACACCGGATGCAAGTTCCCGGAAATCATCGAATTCCGTGACGCATTGACACGAGAATGGAATGTGGACCTGCACATTGCCCGCCCCGCAATCTCCCTGAAGGAATACCCGCTGGCACAGGACAAGGTGTCGTGCTGCCGCGACCTCAAGATCATCCCCCTGCAACGCGCCATCCGGGACACGAGCACCCGCATCCTGATCACGGGCATCCGCCGGGACGAAAACCCGGACCGCCATGACCGCGATTTCCTGGAAAACCGGACCGATCCCGACCATGTGCTCGCCAATCCCCTGCTGGATTGGACCGAAATGGACATCTGGGCCTTTCACGACCGCTTCGGCCTGCCCCGCTGCTCCCTGTATGCGGAAGGCTACCGATCCCTCGGCTGCATGCCCTGCACCACGCTCCCCGCCCCGGGACAGGGCGAACGTTCCGGCCGCTCCCGGGCCAAGGAACAAGCCATGCGCACCCTCACGAATCTGGGCTACT
- a CDS encoding pyridoxamine 5'-phosphate oxidase family protein, which translates to MEEQTLATIRALIASRDICVLATTNGEEPHTSLMAYAAETDGTVLYLVTRKASRKYLNILTVPRVSLLIDTRDEHLTEDRASMLALSVNGTAEPITDSTVAGPCMERFLDRHPDMEGFVSREDSVFLRIRAESFLLLRGPESARHVKLEKT; encoded by the coding sequence ATGGAAGAACAGACTCTTGCCACGATCCGGGCGCTGATCGCCTCCCGGGACATCTGCGTGCTTGCCACCACCAACGGCGAGGAACCGCACACTTCGCTCATGGCCTATGCTGCCGAGACCGACGGGACCGTGCTGTATCTGGTGACGCGCAAGGCATCGCGCAAGTACCTGAACATTCTGACCGTGCCTCGGGTGAGCCTGCTGATCGACACCCGGGACGAACATTTGACAGAAGACCGTGCGTCCATGCTCGCCCTGAGCGTGAACGGGACGGCCGAACCGATTACCGATTCGACGGTGGCAGGCCCGTGCATGGAGCGGTTTCTGGATCGTCATCCGGACATGGAAGGATTCGTTTCCCGGGAGGATAGCGTGTTCCTGCGAATTCGGGCGGAATCGTTTCTGCTCCTGCGTGGCCCCGAGTCCGCAAGACACGTGAAACTGGAAAAAACATGA
- the xseA gene encoding exodeoxyribonuclease VII large subunit translates to MAAILTVSELTRSVKNLLEAEFPFVWVRGQVTNLARPASGHVYFTLTDGDAALNVVWFKSAQESVRAVPVGGERINPLTGEVEESSGESAMRASGLEDGLDVLCAGRLNVYEPRGQYQMIAELVQDQGVGDLHLQFEALKRKLAAKGYFDEERKMELPRNPARVAVITSPRGAAIRDFLRIAETRGTGSEIRIYPSLVQGDLAPEQIAAALDAAGDDDWAEVAVLIRGGGSLEDLWAFNTEAVADAIFRARIPVLCGVGHEPDVSIADFVADRRAATPSHAAQELWPRRETLAQGVDVLDMRLGRAYAALLRGKRAEFASLRKALVWLSPQRRVERLEERYSSLLGRLGGAGWSHFFSSASRAAVWTGRLQRAFGPESVAGREIELENLSRRLMRAAHDHVEAKTRVLELTGASLTGLDPEKPLERGYSLVRVERTSGFLRSPDQVLPGDRLDIRVRDGRVAAVVADDNSETDR, encoded by the coding sequence TTGGCCGCCATTCTTACCGTCAGCGAGCTGACCCGATCAGTCAAGAATCTGCTTGAGGCGGAATTTCCGTTCGTCTGGGTGCGGGGGCAGGTGACCAATCTGGCCCGGCCTGCGAGTGGGCATGTGTATTTCACGCTGACGGACGGGGATGCCGCCCTGAACGTGGTCTGGTTCAAATCGGCGCAGGAGTCGGTGCGGGCCGTGCCCGTGGGCGGCGAACGCATCAATCCCCTGACCGGCGAGGTCGAGGAATCGTCCGGAGAATCGGCCATGCGGGCTTCCGGGCTGGAGGACGGTCTGGACGTGCTCTGTGCCGGACGGTTGAACGTGTACGAGCCGCGCGGCCAGTATCAGATGATCGCGGAACTTGTGCAGGATCAGGGAGTGGGCGACCTGCATCTGCAGTTCGAGGCCTTGAAGCGCAAACTCGCGGCCAAAGGGTATTTCGACGAGGAACGCAAGATGGAGCTGCCGCGCAATCCTGCGCGCGTGGCCGTGATCACCTCGCCGCGTGGAGCTGCGATCCGCGATTTTCTGCGCATAGCCGAGACCCGGGGAACCGGATCGGAAATCCGAATTTACCCGTCACTGGTTCAGGGCGACCTTGCCCCGGAACAGATAGCCGCTGCCCTTGACGCGGCGGGCGATGACGACTGGGCCGAGGTTGCCGTGCTCATCCGCGGGGGCGGTTCCCTTGAGGATTTGTGGGCCTTCAACACCGAGGCTGTTGCCGACGCGATTTTCCGGGCCAGAATTCCGGTGCTGTGCGGTGTCGGACATGAACCGGACGTGTCCATTGCGGATTTCGTGGCGGACAGGCGTGCGGCCACGCCGAGCCATGCGGCGCAGGAACTCTGGCCGAGGCGCGAGACACTGGCTCAGGGCGTGGATGTGCTGGACATGCGTCTGGGACGTGCCTATGCCGCGTTGCTGCGCGGAAAACGGGCCGAATTCGCGTCCTTGCGCAAGGCCCTTGTCTGGCTTTCGCCCCAGCGGCGCGTGGAGCGGCTGGAGGAGCGGTATTCCTCGCTGCTCGGACGGCTCGGCGGAGCCGGGTGGTCGCATTTCTTTTCCAGCGCGTCCCGAGCTGCTGTCTGGACCGGACGGTTGCAGCGCGCATTCGGTCCGGAATCCGTTGCCGGGCGCGAAATCGAACTTGAAAATCTTTCCCGGCGGCTGATGCGGGCCGCCCATGACCATGTGGAGGCAAAGACGCGTGTTCTGGAACTGACCGGCGCGTCCCTGACCGGGCTGGATCCGGAAAAGCCCTTGGAACGCGGCTATTCCCTGGTGCGCGTGGAGCGGACCTCGGGATTCCTGCGCAGCCCGGACCAAGTCCTGCCCGGAGATCGGCTGGACATTCGGGTGCGGGACGGCCGGGTCGCGGCCGTGGTTGCCGATGACAATTCTGAAACCGACAGGTAG
- a CDS encoding M23 family metallopeptidase has product MRRLWISLLLFAVVAVSAMPAFAQDFGLEEGDDVNLAVPKADPEIGKKAEPAAAPARSGELVLAAPSRVELGMPFLVRLTSDLPLDDVSVHWGGKAVQPSISVWNSRHVALVMLGTDVISAKPGKQELVVTAAIDGKENTFRRNVVVRGKKYPRQDLTLPEKMVTPPEEVLKRIADERVVIAEARDTLTPLRHWALPLERPVSGRITSAYGLQRFLNGKPRNPHRGIDFRSPMGNPVKSVADGEVVLVGDHYYAGKSVYVDHGNGVVSMYFHLSKPIVKAGDKVRRGQAVGLSGMTGRATGPHLHFSLAVQGRLVDPMPLFQAGADELLN; this is encoded by the coding sequence ATGAGACGACTCTGGATTTCCCTTTTGCTGTTTGCTGTTGTGGCTGTTTCCGCCATGCCCGCCTTTGCTCAGGATTTCGGTCTGGAAGAAGGCGATGACGTGAATCTGGCCGTGCCCAAGGCCGACCCGGAGATCGGGAAAAAGGCCGAACCCGCTGCGGCTCCGGCCCGTTCCGGCGAACTGGTTCTGGCCGCGCCCTCCCGCGTGGAGCTGGGCATGCCCTTTCTGGTGCGGCTGACCTCGGATCTGCCTCTGGACGATGTGTCCGTGCATTGGGGCGGCAAGGCCGTGCAGCCGTCCATTTCCGTCTGGAACAGCCGTCATGTGGCTCTGGTCATGCTGGGCACGGACGTGATTTCCGCCAAGCCCGGCAAGCAGGAGCTTGTGGTTACCGCAGCCATTGACGGCAAGGAGAACACCTTTCGCCGCAACGTGGTGGTGCGGGGCAAGAAATATCCGCGTCAGGACCTGACCCTGCCCGAGAAGATGGTCACTCCGCCCGAAGAGGTGCTGAAACGCATTGCCGACGAGCGCGTGGTCATTGCCGAGGCCCGGGACACCCTGACCCCGTTGCGGCATTGGGCCCTGCCTCTGGAACGTCCGGTTTCCGGCAGGATCACCAGCGCGTACGGGTTGCAGCGGTTCCTGAATGGCAAGCCCCGCAATCCGCACCGGGGCATCGACTTCCGTTCGCCCATGGGCAATCCGGTCAAGAGCGTGGCCGATGGCGAAGTCGTGCTGGTGGGCGACCACTACTATGCCGGAAAATCCGTGTATGTGGATCACGGCAACGGCGTGGTGTCCATGTACTTCCATCTTTCCAAGCCCATTGTGAAGGCGGGCGACAAGGTTCGCCGGGGGCAGGCCGTGGGCCTGTCCGGCATGACCGGTCGCGCCACCGGGCCGCATCTGCATTTTTCCTTGGCCGTGCAGGGCCGGCTCGTGGACCCGATGCCCCTGTTTCAGGCCGGAGCCGACGAACTGCTCAACTAA
- the xseB gene encoding exodeoxyribonuclease VII small subunit — protein MANETFEHRLERLREIVERLERGDLPLEEGVALYKEGLVLSKECGRQLDAARHEVRIVSEGLVREFDALESLGAEDDEQ, from the coding sequence ATGGCGAACGAGACGTTTGAACACAGGCTGGAGCGGCTTCGCGAGATCGTGGAGCGGCTGGAGCGCGGCGACCTGCCTCTGGAGGAGGGGGTCGCCCTGTACAAGGAGGGGCTGGTCCTGTCCAAGGAATGCGGCAGGCAGCTTGACGCGGCCCGGCACGAGGTCCGCATCGTGAGCGAGGGACTGGTCCGCGAATTCGATGCCCTTGAAAGCCTGGGCGCGGAGGATGACGAGCAATGA
- a CDS encoding polyprenyl synthetase family protein — protein MIIKEKLAARAVNVEDFLKDCLRGRNVPARLLESMEYSLLAGGKRLRPVLALSWCSLLGGDADRAMPFAASLECIHTYSLIHDDLPAMDDDDLRRGRPSNHKQFDEATAILAGDGLLTEAFTLMCESGLKQGLDAERVLRAVGVLAVAAGAGGMVGGQTVDMEFTGRTDVPLDDLRAMHAMKTGALITAACECGAILSGAGEDDVTNAREFGRAIGVAFQIVDDVLDIVGDEATLGKPVGSDVEQGKTTYPSLLGLERSRELAAAHVNDAVARLHGYEGEECVFLEALARYIVDRAC, from the coding sequence ATGATCATCAAGGAGAAACTCGCGGCCCGGGCCGTGAATGTGGAAGATTTTCTCAAGGACTGCCTGCGCGGCCGCAATGTTCCGGCCCGGCTGCTGGAATCCATGGAATACAGCCTGCTTGCAGGCGGCAAGCGGCTTCGGCCCGTGCTGGCGTTGTCATGGTGCTCCCTGCTGGGCGGGGATGCGGACCGGGCCATGCCCTTTGCCGCGAGTCTGGAATGCATCCATACCTATTCCCTGATTCACGACGATCTGCCCGCCATGGATGACGATGATCTGCGGCGCGGACGTCCGTCCAATCACAAGCAGTTCGACGAGGCCACGGCCATTCTGGCCGGGGACGGGCTGCTGACCGAGGCCTTTACCCTGATGTGCGAATCCGGCCTGAAACAGGGACTGGATGCGGAGCGCGTGCTGCGCGCCGTTGGCGTGCTCGCGGTTGCCGCCGGAGCCGGGGGCATGGTCGGGGGCCAGACCGTGGACATGGAGTTCACGGGCCGGACCGATGTGCCGCTGGATGATCTGCGGGCCATGCATGCCATGAAGACCGGCGCGCTCATCACCGCGGCCTGCGAATGCGGAGCCATCCTGTCCGGCGCGGGCGAGGACGACGTGACAAACGCCCGGGAGTTCGGGCGGGCCATTGGCGTGGCCTTCCAGATCGTGGATGACGTGCTGGACATCGTGGGCGACGAAGCCACTCTGGGCAAGCCCGTTGGCAGCGACGTCGAACAGGGCAAGACCACCTATCCTTCGCTGCTCGGACTGGAACGCAGCCGGGAACTGGCGGCCGCGCACGTCAACGATGCCGTGGCGCGTCTGCACGGCTACGAGGGCGAGGAATGCGTTTTCCTGGAAGCGCTTGCACGGTACATTGTGGACAGAGCGTGTTGA
- the dxs gene encoding 1-deoxy-D-xylulose-5-phosphate synthase, producing the protein MNSNPSTLLSGIRRPGDVKELSAEQLDILGQELRDTIIDQVAEHGGHLAPSLGVIELTMALFHAFDLERDKLIWDVGHQAYAHKLLTGRQAMFHTMRQKNGLSGFPRLEESPYDHFGVGHSSTSISAALGMAMARDLEGDDYEVVSVIGDGSMTAGLAFEGLNQAGDMGRKMVVVLNDNEMSISKNVGALSQFLSRKMTTPFLQRLKSDVENLLGTVPGIGDDLAGYAKRSGDSIKTFFTPGMLFEAFHFTYVGPLDGHNTAQLIKVFNEVRKLDKPVLVHVLTKKGKGYEPAEHDPAHFHGVGTFIPETGLARKHSGEGHPSYTAIFGQTLCNIADRDDKVVAITAAMPEGTGTECFRQKHPDRFVDVGICEQHAVTFAAGLATRGYKPAVAIYSTFLQRAYDQVIHDVCLQNLNVNLFLDRGGLVGADGATHHGAFDMSYLRHIPNLVVMAPKDEAELARMMVTAFAYEGPTATRYPRGTGVGAPFSRTPRRIAIGTGELVREGADAVVITLGSRVYPAIEASMELEKAGLNVAVFNTRFIKPLPKKQILELVRDHDRILLVEENALAGGFSSAVLEMLSDNDALQGKRVHRLGIPDEFIEHGTQKELRAMLGIDKDGIKRALKKLCP; encoded by the coding sequence ATGAACAGTAATCCCTCGACCCTGCTTTCCGGAATCCGCAGACCCGGCGACGTCAAGGAGCTCTCGGCCGAGCAGCTTGACATTCTGGGCCAGGAACTGCGTGACACCATCATTGATCAGGTCGCGGAGCACGGCGGCCATCTGGCTCCGTCCCTCGGCGTGATCGAACTGACCATGGCCCTGTTTCACGCCTTTGATCTGGAACGGGACAAGCTCATTTGGGACGTGGGGCATCAGGCCTACGCGCACAAGCTGCTCACAGGTCGTCAGGCCATGTTTCATACCATGCGTCAGAAGAACGGCCTGAGCGGGTTCCCCCGTCTGGAGGAATCCCCGTACGATCACTTCGGCGTGGGCCATTCCAGCACATCCATTTCCGCCGCGCTCGGCATGGCCATGGCGCGCGATCTGGAAGGCGACGACTACGAGGTCGTTTCCGTGATCGGAGACGGTTCCATGACGGCCGGGCTGGCCTTCGAGGGATTGAATCAGGCCGGAGACATGGGCCGCAAGATGGTGGTGGTGCTCAACGACAACGAGATGTCCATCTCCAAGAACGTGGGCGCGCTTTCCCAGTTCCTGAGCCGCAAGATGACCACCCCGTTTCTCCAGCGGCTCAAGAGCGATGTGGAAAACCTGCTCGGCACCGTGCCCGGCATCGGCGATGATCTGGCCGGCTATGCCAAGCGGTCCGGGGATTCCATCAAGACGTTCTTCACCCCGGGCATGCTGTTCGAGGCGTTTCACTTCACCTATGTCGGCCCGCTGGACGGGCACAACACGGCGCAGCTCATCAAGGTCTTCAACGAAGTCAGGAAGCTGGACAAGCCCGTGCTCGTGCATGTGCTGACCAAGAAGGGCAAGGGCTACGAGCCGGCCGAGCACGATCCCGCGCATTTTCACGGCGTGGGCACCTTCATTCCGGAAACCGGACTGGCCCGCAAGCATTCGGGCGAAGGACATCCTTCGTACACGGCGATTTTCGGCCAGACATTGTGCAATATCGCGGACCGGGACGACAAGGTCGTGGCCATTACCGCTGCCATGCCCGAAGGCACGGGCACGGAATGCTTTCGCCAGAAGCATCCCGATCGGTTCGTGGATGTGGGCATCTGCGAGCAGCATGCCGTGACCTTTGCCGCAGGCTTGGCAACGCGCGGATACAAGCCTGCCGTGGCCATCTATTCCACGTTTCTGCAGCGCGCCTATGATCAGGTGATCCACGACGTGTGCCTGCAGAATCTGAACGTGAATCTCTTTCTGGATCGGGGCGGCCTTGTTGGCGCGGACGGGGCCACGCATCACGGTGCGTTCGACATGAGCTACCTGCGCCATATTCCGAATCTCGTGGTCATGGCACCCAAGGACGAGGCCGAGCTGGCCCGGATGATGGTGACCGCGTTTGCCTACGAAGGGCCGACCGCAACCCGGTACCCGCGCGGAACCGGGGTGGGGGCGCCGTTTTCCAGAACTCCGCGTCGCATTGCCATCGGCACGGGCGAACTGGTGCGCGAAGGTGCGGACGCCGTGGTCATCACGCTGGGATCACGCGTGTATCCGGCCATCGAGGCTTCCATGGAGCTGGAAAAGGCCGGTCTGAACGTGGCCGTGTTCAACACCCGGTTCATCAAGCCACTGCCCAAAAAACAGATACTGGAACTGGTCCGCGATCATGACCGCATTCTGCTGGTCGAGGAAAACGCGCTGGCCGGGGGATTCTCCTCGGCGGTGCTGGAAATGCTTTCCGACAACGATGCATTGCAGGGCAAGAGGGTGCATCGGCTCGGCATCCCCGACGAATTCATCGAGCACGGTACGCAAAAGGAACTGCGTGCCATGCTCGGCATTGACAAGGACGGCATCAAGCGGGCCCTGAAAAAGCTCTGTCCCTGA
- a CDS encoding 3'-5' exonuclease yields the protein MSTDPVIPEKYLRPFTKDAINAMPLRRYDGPVKVVRTEKQYAQAVKELRRDPLLGFDTETRPVFKKGKKPGPPNLIQLATAECVYVIQLNIIPLENGLCEILADKNVIKTGVAVRDDILGLKRLAQFTPRSFVDLSDISMNADMQTHGLRNLAANLLGFRISKSAQCSNWAKETLTPQQINYAATDAWISREIYLAMQDLSLV from the coding sequence ATGAGTACCGATCCGGTCATACCAGAAAAATATCTGCGACCATTCACCAAGGACGCGATCAATGCCATGCCTCTCAGGCGCTACGACGGTCCGGTGAAAGTGGTCCGCACGGAAAAACAGTATGCGCAGGCAGTCAAGGAACTGCGACGCGATCCCCTGCTCGGGTTCGACACCGAAACCCGCCCGGTCTTCAAGAAGGGCAAGAAGCCCGGCCCTCCCAATCTCATCCAGCTCGCAACCGCGGAATGCGTGTACGTGATTCAGCTCAACATCATTCCGCTGGAAAACGGCCTGTGCGAAATCCTGGCCGACAAAAACGTGATCAAGACCGGCGTGGCCGTACGCGACGACATTCTCGGCCTCAAGCGGCTCGCCCAATTCACGCCCCGGAGTTTCGTGGACCTGTCCGACATCTCCATGAACGCGGACATGCAGACCCACGGCCTGCGCAATCTGGCCGCCAACCTGCTCGGGTTCCGCATCTCCAAGTCCGCCCAATGCTCGAACTGGGCCAAGGAAACCCTGACGCCCCAGCAGATCAACTACGCTGCCACGGACGCGTGGATATCCAGGGAAATCTATCTGGCCATGCAGGACCTCTCCCTCGTGTAG
- a CDS encoding tetratricopeptide repeat protein: MRRSITIPVVALLCAAFLSAPACADPVRSGRKAFERAWPAWQRGNQENAAKYFEQAASAYAEMLAAGDKYRSASFASNLGMAGMSFYFTGKYAECISTMEQAAARDPNLWEAYLFSGLASARLGNAEAALSQWKLFQEKGTSQRFIQQSVGLQVTNLETGEGSLEAAVAPVEKATWKQFRNNATFRRADDNEPNSRCSGSYWWRNSRTPCEGSPFRKWI; this comes from the coding sequence ATGCGCAGATCCATCACCATACCCGTAGTCGCGCTTTTGTGCGCCGCGTTTCTTTCGGCCCCGGCGTGTGCCGATCCCGTACGTTCCGGACGCAAGGCATTCGAACGAGCATGGCCCGCGTGGCAGCGCGGCAATCAGGAAAATGCCGCGAAATACTTCGAACAGGCAGCCTCGGCCTATGCAGAGATGCTCGCTGCCGGAGACAAATACCGGTCGGCCTCCTTTGCCTCGAATCTGGGCATGGCAGGCATGTCGTTCTATTTCACCGGAAAATACGCGGAGTGCATTTCCACCATGGAACAGGCAGCGGCTCGGGACCCGAACCTGTGGGAGGCGTATCTCTTTTCCGGCCTCGCCTCTGCCCGACTCGGCAATGCGGAAGCTGCCCTGAGCCAATGGAAACTGTTTCAGGAAAAAGGCACGAGCCAGCGGTTCATCCAGCAGTCCGTAGGCCTGCAGGTCACGAATCTGGAGACCGGAGAAGGTTCGCTTGAAGCTGCCGTGGCTCCGGTGGAAAAGGCCACCTGGAAACAGTTCCGCAACAATGCCACGTTTCGACGTGCAGATGACAATGAACCGAATTCCCGATGCTCGGGCAGCTACTGGTGGCGCAACAGCCGAACTCCATGCGAAGGAAGCCCGTTTCGCAAGTGGATTTGA
- the lgt gene encoding prolipoprotein diacylglyceryl transferase: MLIYPQFDPVIFEVGPLQVRWYGMMYVFGVLAGWLLGRWRASRPGSGWTKAEVDDFVTWSIIGIVAGGRLGYVFFYNAAFYLSHPLKIFAVWEGGMSFHGGLLGVIAAIWLFARSTNKPLLAVGDFVAPLVPPGLFFGRLGNFINAELWGRATDLPVGMIFPGGGPVYRHPSQLYEAALEGVALFCILWWYSSRPRPRGAVGGLFLTGYGVFRFIVEFAREPDAHLGFVALHWMSMGQILCLPMIALGLFFMLRGRRQARG, encoded by the coding sequence ATGCTCATATACCCGCAATTCGACCCCGTGATCTTCGAGGTTGGGCCGTTGCAGGTCCGCTGGTACGGCATGATGTATGTTTTCGGGGTGCTGGCCGGATGGCTGCTCGGCCGCTGGCGTGCGTCCCGGCCCGGAAGCGGATGGACAAAGGCCGAGGTGGACGACTTCGTGACCTGGTCCATCATCGGCATTGTGGCGGGCGGTCGGCTCGGCTACGTATTCTTCTACAACGCGGCCTTCTACCTTTCGCATCCCCTCAAGATATTCGCGGTGTGGGAGGGCGGCATGTCCTTTCACGGCGGTCTGCTCGGCGTGATCGCGGCCATCTGGCTGTTTGCGCGCTCCACGAACAAGCCCCTGCTTGCCGTGGGCGATTTCGTGGCCCCGCTGGTGCCGCCGGGCCTGTTCTTCGGCAGGCTGGGCAATTTCATCAATGCGGAACTGTGGGGCCGGGCAACCGATCTGCCCGTGGGCATGATCTTTCCCGGCGGCGGCCCGGTGTACCGTCATCCCTCCCAGCTCTACGAAGCCGCGCTTGAAGGCGTGGCCCTGTTCTGCATCCTGTGGTGGTATTCATCCAGACCGCGTCCGCGCGGCGCTGTGGGCGGCCTGTTTCTGACCGGCTACGGCGTGTTCCGCTTCATTGTGGAATTCGCCCGCGAACCGGACGCGCACCTTGGATTCGTGGCCCTGCACTGGATGTCAATGGGCCAGATTCTGTGCCTGCCCATGATCGCCCTCGGCCTGTTCTTCATGCTGCGCGGACGGAGGCAGGCTCGCGGGTAG
- a CDS encoding glutaminyl-peptide cyclotransferase: MTKVLCLLAAVLSVLFVRVPALAGTPVVACEIVAEHPHDPAAFTQGLFLADGLLYESSGGYGESHVAAVDIETGRQVRRADIDAHWFAEGIAPYRDKLYMVTWLSGDGAVYDRATLEYLAGFAYRAPDRDKEGWGLTFDGTEFIMSSGSARLFFHDPRDFTEVRSVVVRDGHRPVRQLNELEYVGGKVLCNVWKKDRIAVVNPKSGKVEVWIDLSPLRKRVSPDAGVANGIAYDSEQGRLFVTGKLWDKLFEIRVDRVLWRLPASLPPSAQHEEQAEGDHGQAQNLAH, translated from the coding sequence ATGACCAAAGTGCTTTGCCTTCTCGCCGCGGTATTGTCCGTGCTGTTCGTCCGGGTTCCGGCTCTTGCCGGAACGCCAGTCGTTGCATGCGAAATCGTGGCCGAACATCCGCACGATCCCGCCGCGTTCACCCAGGGGCTGTTTCTTGCGGATGGGCTGCTCTACGAATCCTCGGGCGGCTACGGCGAATCCCATGTCGCGGCCGTGGACATTGAAACCGGAAGACAGGTGCGCCGGGCCGACATCGACGCACACTGGTTCGCCGAGGGCATAGCCCCGTACCGGGACAAGCTGTACATGGTGACATGGCTTTCCGGGGACGGCGCAGTGTACGACCGGGCCACTCTCGAATATCTCGCCGGATTCGCCTACCGGGCACCGGACCGGGACAAGGAAGGGTGGGGCCTGACCTTTGACGGCACCGAATTCATCATGAGTTCGGGATCGGCCAGACTGTTCTTTCATGATCCGCGCGACTTCACGGAAGTGCGCAGCGTGGTGGTCCGCGACGGGCACAGGCCCGTGCGCCAACTCAACGAACTGGAATACGTGGGTGGAAAGGTACTCTGCAATGTCTGGAAAAAGGACCGCATTGCCGTGGTGAATCCGAAATCCGGCAAGGTCGAGGTCTGGATCGACCTGTCTCCGCTGCGCAAGCGCGTTTCCCCGGACGCCGGGGTGGCCAACGGCATAGCCTACGACAGCGAACAGGGGCGTCTGTTCGTCACGGGCAAGCTCTGGGACAAATTGTTCGAAATCCGGGTGGACAGGGTGCTCTGGCGGCTACCCGCGAGCCTGCCTCCGTCCGCGCAGCATGAAGAACAGGCCGAGGGCGATCATGGGCAGGCACAGAATCTGGCCCATTGA
- a CDS encoding CerR family C-terminal domain-containing protein produces the protein MSSENDQSTKEALLDNAVSVFAEKGYHAATVREICARANANVAAVNYHFGGKGPLYEAVLRKVFFEQDVVPDLTGESMPPQERLKAFIRALILDIYTRNHGFSAHRWSIFLNEVAKPSDQLDFIVRQQVQPRVDELRAIMRGVLGPDAPDEYVFFCSSKVWSLLLDYLMTSPFVARLKPRRAPMPENAEEVAELIYEFSLGGLQAIKAKTISPKGV, from the coding sequence ATGAGTAGCGAAAACGACCAATCAACCAAGGAAGCCCTGCTGGACAACGCCGTGAGCGTGTTCGCGGAAAAGGGGTATCACGCCGCCACCGTGCGCGAAATCTGCGCACGCGCAAATGCCAACGTGGCTGCGGTGAACTACCATTTTGGGGGCAAGGGGCCGCTCTATGAAGCCGTGCTCAGAAAGGTCTTTTTCGAGCAGGACGTGGTTCCGGACCTGACCGGGGAGTCCATGCCGCCGCAGGAGCGGCTCAAGGCGTTCATACGAGCGCTGATTCTGGACATCTACACGAGGAATCACGGTTTCAGCGCACATCGCTGGTCCATCTTCCTGAACGAGGTGGCCAAGCCGAGCGACCAGCTCGACTTCATCGTCAGGCAGCAGGTCCAGCCCCGGGTCGACGAGCTTCGCGCCATCATGCGCGGGGTGCTCGGACCGGACGCGCCGGACGAATACGTGTTTTTCTGCAGCTCCAAGGTGTGGTCCCTGCTGCTGGACTACCTCATGACCTCGCCCTTTGTGGCCCGACTCAAGCCCAGACGCGCCCCCATGCCGGAAAATGCCGAGGAAGTGGCGGAGCTGATCTACGAATTTTCCCTTGGCGGCCTTCAGGCCATCAAGGCGAAGACAATATCGCCGAAAGGCGTATAG